The following coding sequences lie in one Danio rerio strain Tuebingen ecotype United States chromosome 3, GRCz12tu, whole genome shotgun sequence genomic window:
- the ddx5 gene encoding probable ATP-dependent RNA helicase DDX5 isoform 2 (isoform 2 is encoded by transcript variant 2) translates to MPGYSDRDRGRDRGSYSSGPPRFGGSRNGPPPAKKFGNPGDRLRKKHWNLDELPKFEKNFYQENPDVARRSAQEVEHYRRSKEITVKGRDGPKPIVKFHEANFPKYVMDVITKQNWTDPTPIQAQGWPVALSGKDMVGIAQTGSGKTLSYLLPAIVHINHQPFLEHGDGPICLVLAPTRELAQQVQQVAAEYGKASRIKSTCIYGGAPKGPQIRDLERGVEICIATPGRLIDFLEAGKTNLRRCTYLVLDEADRMLDMGFEPQIRKIVDQIRPDRQTLMWSATWPKEVRQLAEDFLKEYIQINVGALQLSANHNILQIVDVCNDGEKEDKLIRLLEEIMSEKENKTIIFVETKRRCDDLTRRMRRDGWPAMGIHGDKNQQERDWVLNEFKYGKAPILIATDVASRGLDVEDVKFVINFDYPNNSEDYIHRIGRTARSQKTGTAYTFFTPNNMKQAHDLVSVLREANQAINPKLIQMAEDRGGKSNWSFKGRTRWRV, encoded by the exons ATGCCTGGATATTCTGACAGAGACCGCGGTCGTGACAGAGG TAGTTACAGCAGTGGACCACCACGTTTTGGAGGCAGCAGAAATGGACCGCCTCCAGCTAAGAAGTTTGGGAATCCAGGTGACCGTCTGCGGAAAAAGCACTGGAACCTGGATGAGCTCCCCAAGTTTGAAAAGAACTTCTACCAAGAGAATCCTGATGTTGCTCGGAGGTCAGCT cAAGAAGTTGAACACTACAGGAGAAGCAAGGAGATCACAGTTAAGGGTCGAGACGGTCCCAAACCCATTGTCAAATTTCATGAAGCCAACTTTCCAA aGTATGTGATGGATGTCATCACTAAACAGAACTGGACTGATCCAACCCCTATCCAAGCTCAGGGGTGGCCAGTTGCACTGAGTGGCAAAGATATGGTTGGCATTGCACAGACTGGATCTGGAAAAACACTCTCG TACCTGTTGCCTGCTATTGTTCACATAAACCACCAACCATTCCTGGAGCACGGAGATGGGCCCATT tgtttggtATTGGCTCCCACCCGTGAGTTGGCACAGCAAGTCCAGCAGGTGGCAGCAGAGTATGGGAAAGCTTCTCGTATAAAGTCCACCTGCATCTATGGAGGTGCTCCCAAAGGACCACAGATCAGGGATCTGGAAAGGG GTGTTGAGATTTGTATTGCCACACCTGGAAGACTTATCGATTTCCTTGAAGCCGGAAAAACAAATCTGCGCAGATGCACATATCTTGTACTTGATGAAGCTGACCGGATGCTTGACATGGGATTTGAACCACAAATTCGAAAAATCGTGGACCAAATTAGG CCGGACAGACAGACACTCATGTGGAGTGCTACATGGCCCAAAGAGGTGAGGCAGCTGGCTGAGGACTTCTTGAAGGAGTATATACAGATCAATGTTGGTGCTCTGCAGCTCAGTGCCAACCACAACATCCTCCAAATTGTTGATGTTTGCAATGATGGCGAGAAAGAGGACAA aCTGATCCGTCTGCTGGAGGAAATCATGAGCGAGAAGGAAAACAAGACAATTATCTTTGTGGAGACCAAAAGGAGGTGTGATGACCTTACTAGGCGGATGCGCAGGGATGG gTGGCCAGCAATGGGCATTCATGGAGACAAGAACCAGCAAGAAAGAGACTGGGTGCTCAATG AATTTAAATACGGCAAAGCGCCCATCCTAATTGCCACAGATGTCGCCTCCAGAGGACTAG ATGTGGAGGACGTCAAATTTGTCATTAACTTTGACTACCCCAACAATTCTGAGGACTACATTCACCGCATTGGCCGAACAGCTCGCAGTCAGAAAACGGGCACAGCCTACACATTCTTTACGCCCAACAACATGAAACAGGCTCACGACCTCGTCTCAGTCCTCCGAGAGGCCAACCAAGCCATAAACCCCAAGCTCATCCAAATGGCTGAAGACAGAGGAGGTAAATCCAATTG GTCGTTCAAGGGGAGGACGAGGTGGAGGGTATAG
- the ddx5 gene encoding probable ATP-dependent RNA helicase DDX5 isoform 1 (isoform 1 is encoded by transcript variant 1): MPGYSDRDRGRDRGSYSSGPPRFGGSRNGPPPAKKFGNPGDRLRKKHWNLDELPKFEKNFYQENPDVARRSAQEVEHYRRSKEITVKGRDGPKPIVKFHEANFPKYVMDVITKQNWTDPTPIQAQGWPVALSGKDMVGIAQTGSGKTLSYLLPAIVHINHQPFLEHGDGPICLVLAPTRELAQQVQQVAAEYGKASRIKSTCIYGGAPKGPQIRDLERGVEICIATPGRLIDFLEAGKTNLRRCTYLVLDEADRMLDMGFEPQIRKIVDQIRPDRQTLMWSATWPKEVRQLAEDFLKEYIQINVGALQLSANHNILQIVDVCNDGEKEDKLIRLLEEIMSEKENKTIIFVETKRRCDDLTRRMRRDGWPAMGIHGDKNQQERDWVLNEFKYGKAPILIATDVASRGLDVEDVKFVINFDYPNNSEDYIHRIGRTARSQKTGTAYTFFTPNNMKQAHDLVSVLREANQAINPKLIQMAEDRGGRSRGGRGGGYRDDRRDRHSGSRRDFGSYSQDNRSGGDSYGQKKVFGNKTQNGSSSYNNSSSSSSSFNGGGYNNNGQGNFGNQSGGYGNQGYQNQQFPPNQGGVQNGMNHPPPFPFNPQQMPQTMQFPMAPPAFPQ; encoded by the exons ATGCCTGGATATTCTGACAGAGACCGCGGTCGTGACAGAGG TAGTTACAGCAGTGGACCACCACGTTTTGGAGGCAGCAGAAATGGACCGCCTCCAGCTAAGAAGTTTGGGAATCCAGGTGACCGTCTGCGGAAAAAGCACTGGAACCTGGATGAGCTCCCCAAGTTTGAAAAGAACTTCTACCAAGAGAATCCTGATGTTGCTCGGAGGTCAGCT cAAGAAGTTGAACACTACAGGAGAAGCAAGGAGATCACAGTTAAGGGTCGAGACGGTCCCAAACCCATTGTCAAATTTCATGAAGCCAACTTTCCAA aGTATGTGATGGATGTCATCACTAAACAGAACTGGACTGATCCAACCCCTATCCAAGCTCAGGGGTGGCCAGTTGCACTGAGTGGCAAAGATATGGTTGGCATTGCACAGACTGGATCTGGAAAAACACTCTCG TACCTGTTGCCTGCTATTGTTCACATAAACCACCAACCATTCCTGGAGCACGGAGATGGGCCCATT tgtttggtATTGGCTCCCACCCGTGAGTTGGCACAGCAAGTCCAGCAGGTGGCAGCAGAGTATGGGAAAGCTTCTCGTATAAAGTCCACCTGCATCTATGGAGGTGCTCCCAAAGGACCACAGATCAGGGATCTGGAAAGGG GTGTTGAGATTTGTATTGCCACACCTGGAAGACTTATCGATTTCCTTGAAGCCGGAAAAACAAATCTGCGCAGATGCACATATCTTGTACTTGATGAAGCTGACCGGATGCTTGACATGGGATTTGAACCACAAATTCGAAAAATCGTGGACCAAATTAGG CCGGACAGACAGACACTCATGTGGAGTGCTACATGGCCCAAAGAGGTGAGGCAGCTGGCTGAGGACTTCTTGAAGGAGTATATACAGATCAATGTTGGTGCTCTGCAGCTCAGTGCCAACCACAACATCCTCCAAATTGTTGATGTTTGCAATGATGGCGAGAAAGAGGACAA aCTGATCCGTCTGCTGGAGGAAATCATGAGCGAGAAGGAAAACAAGACAATTATCTTTGTGGAGACCAAAAGGAGGTGTGATGACCTTACTAGGCGGATGCGCAGGGATGG gTGGCCAGCAATGGGCATTCATGGAGACAAGAACCAGCAAGAAAGAGACTGGGTGCTCAATG AATTTAAATACGGCAAAGCGCCCATCCTAATTGCCACAGATGTCGCCTCCAGAGGACTAG ATGTGGAGGACGTCAAATTTGTCATTAACTTTGACTACCCCAACAATTCTGAGGACTACATTCACCGCATTGGCCGAACAGCTCGCAGTCAGAAAACGGGCACAGCCTACACATTCTTTACGCCCAACAACATGAAACAGGCTCACGACCTCGTCTCAGTCCTCCGAGAGGCCAACCAAGCCATAAACCCCAAGCTCATCCAAATGGCTGAAGACAGAGGAG GTCGTTCAAGGGGAGGACGAGGTGGAGGGTATAGGGATGACCGCCGGGATCGCCACTCTGGCAGCAGGCGGGACTTCGGCAGCTACAGCCAGGACAACCGTAGTGGTGGTGACTCTTACGGCCAAAAGAAGGTGTTTGGAAACAAAACGCAAAACGGGTCTAGCAGttacaacaacagcagcagcagtagtagcaGCTTCAACGGAGGGGGTTACAACAACAATGGACAGGGTAACTTTGGCAATCAGTCTGGGGGTTACGGAAACCAAGGTTATCAGAACCAACAGTTCCCTCCCAACCAAGGAGGTGTCCAGAATGGCATGAATCACCCTCCACCATTCCCTTTTAACCCCCAACAGATGCCACAGACCATGCAGTTCCCCATGGCCCCTCCTGCGTTCCCTCAGTAA